The genomic window TTTGAAAATGGCGGGAAAAAAGGGGCGACCGCACGAGGCCGCCCCGATTCTCCAGCAAGCCGATACAGGTTAATCGAACGTGTGCATCACCACATTACTCACAGTGCACGAGCTTGCTTCGATGGCTTGCAGATATACCGTCCGCCCGTCCGCCGCCATGGGGACGGAAGCTGAAAGAGTCGCGTCACCTTCCCCACTGACGGCCGCAGATCCTAATAGTTGCGGATCACCGAGCCCGAGTTCGACTCCTGGACACGGGCCGGGGAGGATCGTGGAGCCGGGAATGAGGGAATACGCGAAGTAAATCAGGTCGCCAGCTTCCGGCCAAGTGGCGGTGATGGTGTTCGTGGTCCCTGCAAGACCGGGAACCGGAGGCGAAAGCGCCAGTTGGGGCGCTCCGGGTCCAATTTTCACCTCACGAACGACGGGAGAAACCGAGGAATTGCTGCTCGACAGCAGGAGCCGGTATTGCAGGTAACGAGCGTTTGGATCGATAAGATTCGCGAGGGCGCATCCCGAATACGGGACCGAAACGAACGGACCCAGATTGGCAGAATCGCTTGATGCCCGCACCTGCACCTCCAGAGATGTATCCGCCGCGACCGTAGCATCCCAGGAGAACGCGCTCCATGCCGGTTCTGCTCCGCCATCAAGGACGGAACTGAGGAGCCCGCCGCTTGATTTGAACTGCGTCAGATTAAACCATGAGAGCTGCTCGATCTCTTCCCGGTAGACATCCTCGAATGCCAGAACGGCATCGAGTTTGCCGTCGGCATCGGCATCAGCGGGAGCGACCCAAGTGCGCCCGGGCAGGTCATTTTTAAGAAAATGAAACGACCACACAGGTCCCTCGCCCAGAGGATTCTCGGCCCAAAGAGACGTGAGCGCCAGCGGGAGGATGTCATTTCGACACAGAAGCGCATCCAGGTCGCCGTCTCCATCCAGATCCGCCACATCGAGATCCCATACGTTCGTGAGGCCGGCAATTATGCGCGTTTGCCACAAATCGCCTGCTCCATCAATATTTTCCCACCAGAAAAGGAACTGCGCATTATAACTGGTGCCCAGAATATCCATGTCGCCATCGTTGTCGATATCGCCTGTATCGAAGTAGCCGGCACCATCTTCATCCACAAAGATCGGCTGTTTCGCCCAGAGCAAGCCGTCGCCGCTGACATTCTCCCACCAGGAAAGGTCGCCGCTTCTGGCGGCGACTATGTCTATGTCTCCGTCGCTGTCGATATCGGCCGCTTTGGCCCGAAGCGCGTGGTCGAATTCCTCGATGACTGCGTGTTCAGCCCAAATATCGCCTTCACCGTCAAGATTCTCAAACCAGATCACATCTCCATCCTTCTCGTATATGCCGCGTGCGATTTCTGCGGATCCTATGAGGTCGACATCACCGTCGCCGTCAATATCGGCCGCATCTATATAATTGGCTCCCCAGAACATCTCGCCGACGACGTGTTGAGACCAAGCCGAGCCGTCACCCTGCAGGTTCTCGAACCATGCGAACCGGCCGTTGCGCTCCGGGGGTGGCGGCGGGGCCGGGTCAGCGATTCCATAATAGGCGGCGGCGATCACGTCGAGGTCGCCATCGCCGTCTACGTCCGCACTGTCGACATAATAAGCTCCCCAGAAATCACCCGAGACAAGGCGCCCGGCCCAGTTGCCCGAAGCCAGATTTTCCCACCAATAGACAGCCCCTTTCCGGCGAAGCACGTCGTACACGGCATCAGTGCTCAGAATGTCTGCCCGGCCATCGCCATTTACATCGCCTGCCCCCACCGAGCTGGGCATGCCGGCGTTGCCTGCGATAATGTCCTGAATCGGGTCTTCCCTTTCAACTGCCGAAAGGACGAGCTGGCCTTCGATTGAGCGCCAGGAAATGTCGAGTGAATTCTGAAACTGGCTTTCCCACTGGATGAGGGGGCCGGAGGCGCCCGGACCGCCCGACCAGTCGGTCTGGACCTGCTCGGACTGGGCAAGAGCCGGTATTGCCGCCATCATCATCATCGCGAGAGCGGCTGAAAAGACGGCATGAGGAACCAGGTGTGTTCGCGTCGCGTTCGTAGACATAAAGTCCTCCTCGATTCAAGGGCCGGAAAGTTCGACAGCGTACGCCTAATATAAACACCTTTGCATGATGCCGCAAGTCGAAAATCAGATACGACGAAAATGAACGAGCCGGTTCAGGAATGCCGGCTGGAGGCGGAGACCATCTTTGCAGGTGGCGGAAAAAGGAAAAGAAAGGGGCAGAGGAAAAAGGAAAACCTCTGCCCCATTTGAATCACTCGGCAATCCAATAGCTCTGCAGTTCGTATACTCCGGCAGAAGCTTTGTAGACGGACAACCCGTAAGCGGAGATATCGGTAGTCATCCGCTTCACGATGCCGACGCCTTTTGCGTACCATGCGTCTTCGGTGCGGATCCCCTGTGCGCCGTCCGAGCCGGTATAGGACATGTTAAAAGTAGCGCGGAAGCAGTCGGTGAATGTGCCTGCCGGCACAGTCACATCCTCCAGTCCTTTCACGGAAAATTCAGACCAGCCGTCAATCGTTCCGAATACTCCCCACCAGGTCCCGATGACGGCATCGTAGAAGGGATTTAGCGACTGCGATCCGATATAGAGATGCGCGGGCGATATCTTCATCGGAGGGCACCATGCGTTGAAGATGCCGTCCGGGAAAACGTACTTGGTCATCGAGATGCCGGTATCGTCGCTGATCCAGTAGGTCTCGCCGCCGCTGGAATCAAGAAGCCGAACGCATGGCTCGCCGCAAACGTAATCGATCCCGCTAACAGTCAGAGTCAGCGGCATACCAATCGAAGATGCATATGTCCAAGTGCTGCCATCTGTCAAGGGAAAATAATCGCGCGAGCTGAAATCTTCAAGCTTGGCCCCAGTGGCCACCCACGCATTCTTCTTGGCGTTCCACAGGAAATCAACTGAATAATATCCAGTTACTGCAGAAACATTATGCAGCACCATGGTGTCAGGGCCGGTTACTTCCATACCGCTGTCGGTGATATCGATCCAAACGGCTTCGGCAAAACCGGCTGCCAAGAGAAGGATTGCAACGACAGCGATAAACCTGCAGATGAGATTCTTCATGATACTTCCCCTCCTTTGACTTGTGGCCACGGAATAATAAAGGAACCCATACTGCAACATAATCCGGATGAATCTGGTGAGGCTGAATGAAAGGAATTCCTTTTTCACTGGCCTTGCAGAGGGGACTGAGTGTATATATTTTGTTTGAATGGAAAAATTATATCCTGATGATGCATAAAAGTCAATGGGGTGGAGAAAAAAATTACATCATTTAGACATTAGTAATGCCGGCAGACCTTCAGTCTTTATCGGCGAAGCTGACCAGCCAATCGCCTTGCGGCGTATTGAGGGTGTCGAAATCTCCGGGCGATCCTATTCGAATAAAGCCGTACCTCCTCATGCGAAACCCTACGCTCTTGAAAACGACCTCACTGATGCCCTTTCCTCTCAGATGATCGATCAAGAGCCTGAGACATGCTCGCGGGCGATAAGTCAGCACCATGTCGTATATTTTGGCTAACGATTCATCAATGTCATAGACGCAGTAGCCGGTATTTTCATTCCCGCGGAAGAAGCCGTAGGCGGAATATCGGCGGACCGGATTGTCGATGAAACGCCAATTCAAGAATTCAGCGGAGCGGACGCCATGAATGAAACTGGGGTTCAGTCCGAAGTCGCGCTCGAATCTATGAATGGGATTCATGCGCAGTTCCTTCGCCCTTCTGCCGAGCCAGATGAAGGTGTACAGTTTGGAGAGGATTCCTGCCGCCGGCGCGATAGCCGTTTTTCGGTTTGTCAGAAACAACTGATCCAGGCGCACAGGAAACCACCATTCCTCGATCGGGAAATATGTTCTTGTGTCTCCCGGATATGTTTTGGTGATCCGTCGCGAAATCTCGTTGGGGAATCCGATAGTCGGATAATCTCTTCTCGCCCGGGAAAATTCCCGGAGTTGTGAATAGACGCCGGTTCCTCGATCGGCCTCGGCTACAAACCAATCCACCGCCTGCCGCACCATGAAGACGCCGGTCTCGCGACTCGTGAACAGGCGCGGCATATGTACTCGGAGCGCCACGATCTCGCCGGCGGTATTCTCCGCCACGAAAATCTTTGCTCGACCGGCAGGGTTGCCGAAGTATTTCCATCGCAGCAATTCCGCGCTCTGCAATCCGTAATTGTGGCGGCGAAAGAGCAGCGCTATGGCTTGCAGGTCGTCCTCACACGCTTCGCGGCATACATAGTGCTGTTTCTCCCGCGCGGGTGGACGTTTTGCCTCGGGTTTTGTTTCTTCAATGACAGCCGCCTGCACTGGCGCTCCGGCCGTTCCCCCCGCAGCCGACCCCGTCGAGTGGAAGGGGCCGGCGGCCTGCAGTACGGTGGAACTTCTCCAGAATCGACGCAAGACAGTCATGTCCATCGTGCTTCCCCCGATGCCGTAGCTTGCCGATAAAAGCGTTCGTTAGCATGCATAGGAAAAACAGCTTCACTCAAGTATGGGCGCCGCACCTGGGCAACGATGAAGATATTTGGGGACGGAAACAGGACAACTATAACAACGAACTGGAAATGCGCAAGAAGGAGGACCGTAGGGGCGAGGGAAAGAATTACTTATGTGAGCGGGAAGTCGTGGATTTCAGGCGTGCGAATGCGCGCTGTGCCTTTTTCAACTGCTGAGGAGATAGGCGTCCGCTCAGAATCAGAATCTCGGCCGATTGAAGGTTCACTCGTTTCTGTTCGGCGAGAAGCGCCTGCAATTGTTGACGATTGAGGAATTTTTCCTTGAGCGCAATTTGTCCGAAATGGGCGCCGGTTTCCTTTTGAATCAAGAGAATCCGTTTCACATCATCCAGGATGAGCAGGTTCCTGTTGACAGCGATAATACCGAGAGTGACGTTCGTATCCCGTTTCATTTTCTCAATGGCCACCAGGTCTTCATGTTGGATCAACCCTCTTGCCAGCAGGAACTTCTCGAACTCTTTGTCTTCTTTATCTGGCTTCATTTTTTCCTCCGACCCGCGCTCCGGAGGCCGCTATATCGCGTTGCCGATCGGCCACGTACCGGTACAGGCGGTTGATGGCCAGCTTGTACTCGAACTTTTCGGAGATATCAATGAACTCGATGCCCAGAGCATCGGCCTCCGCCGATGAGCGTTCTTCGATGCGGCGGATGATTCCTTTCAGAACAAGTGGACTCTCCTCCGGTTGCAAGGCAAACCACATGCCCAGCTTCGTCCCCACGACCAAAGCATGCGCATCGCCTTTGTTGATTGCCAGCAGCATTCCGCCAACGCTGATGTTGAGGATTTCTCCTTCGAACCTGATTTGTGACGGAAAATTCCACGCGCCCGGTTCCTGGATGAACCAATTCTTCTTGTCGCCGATGACGCCGCACTCCACGGAAATTGGTTTTCCCTGTGGGACCGGAACGCGAAAGAACATGCGTCGCTGCCCGTTCTTAAGGATGTTTGGATAGGTGATCTCGAATGCGGAAACCGTTCGCTTGCTGGCGAGAGTGAACATCATCTTGTGGATGATGCTGCTCTCGAAGAAATAGCGGTCGTTGTTCAGGGCGAAGAAGACCGAAATTTTGATGTTGGGAGTGAGTGCGATCGCAGGACCGTCGGTAACGGGATGATCGATCACGAGCCGCCGCGTGCTCGGGGTGCGGCGCATTTCAAACATGCGGCTCTTGTAGCGATAGACCATATCGTCGGCTTCGGCCGTAACCGTCAGGGGTACGTTATAGACGCACGCCAGTTCCAGCAGGCGTTCGATTCGCGTTGGAGAAACAAGGTCCTCTTTCACGCGCTACGACTCCCTAAGCCTTCACTAATTTCGCTATCTCCCGCAGATGATCGGGCGTAGTTCCGCAGCAGCCGCCAAGGACACGGACGCCCATATCGAGTAGAGGTTGCATTTTTTGGGCCAATTCGGCCGGTTTTTCGGGATAAATTGTCTTTGTTCCCTCCAGAACAGGCAGGCCGGCATTCGGCTTCGCCAGTAGATAGGATTGAGTCGCTTCCGACATTTCCCGCAGAATGTCCACCATCTGGTCGGGACCGGCGCCGCAGTTGGACCCGATCAGATGCGCCCCCGCCTGCTCGAGCGCGCGCGCGGCGGTCGCGGGGTCGGTGCCCATGAGGGTGTGGTATCCGCGCTTGTCCCGGTTAAAAGTCATGGATGCGAAAACCACGCAGGGGGTATTTTCGCGAGCGGCCTCGATGGCGGCTTGGGCCTCTTTTACGTCCGACATCGTCTCGACACAAATGATATCCGCTCCAGCCTCGGCAAGCGCCAGTATCTGTTCCCGGAACACTTCGAGCATTTGGGCATACGTAACCGAACCATATGGCTCCAGGAATTCGCCTGTCGGCCCGACAGAACCGGCGACGAACTGGTTTTTTGCGGCCGCGGAATGCGCATTTTGCACGGCAGCACGATTAAAAGAGGCTACCCTGTCGCCCAACCCAAACCGACTGAGTTTGATGCGATTGCCTCCAAACGTATTGGTTTCAACGATATCGCAGCCACAATGGAAATAGGCCTCGTGAATCTGCCTGACCACGTCCGCATGAGAAACATTCCATTCCTCCGGGCAATCACCCACGCCCAGCCCTTTTGCCTGCAGCATCGTTCCCATCGCGCCATCAAAAACCAACTTCTCTCCCGATTTCAACCTTTCCATGATCGTCATGCAAACATTCCTCCGTCATCGGCGCCGCCTGTAGGCGCATTTCTTGAAATTACATTCCTGGCAGGATGGCTGAAATTTTTGCACCGGCTCATTTTCGCCAAGGGGGATCAAGAAGGAAATGGATTTTTTCGGCTGCATCATGCAATACTGGTTAAGAGATACGCCTAAAGGCGCGGGGTCCAACAGCGAAAAAAGAGTCCGCTGCCCGGAAACATCCCACTTTCCGTATCCGGGACTGATGCGGCAGAGGGGGAATAGACCTTGCTCAGACGCTTTGGCGCACAGGAAATCGGAGCATGCCTCACCCGCCTCTTCCACTGCGCGGCTGGCGACCACATCTGCGATCATGGCAACCAGATAATCTCCCCGCGCAAAACAATCGTCAATCATGAGATCAATATCGGGTCCCACCGTGCAAATTCCCAGACCAAGAACCTGTGCGCCGTCGAGCGCCCGCGCCAGGAATTCGTCCTTAAACCTGATATCGCTTCCCCCGGATGCTTCTCCGGATCGTGAAACCGGGATCAAATCGGTTATGAACCGCGGCTTCAGCAGGGTCTTGCAGCGGCTGCTTTCTTCAAGGATTTGTTGCATCACGCCAGGGGTAACCTGCTCTTTTGCCTTATATCCAAGCGGCCCGAGCAGATCCTCCAGAGGAATGTGAACCTCGACTTCCCGAATTTGTTGCTGACTAGACATCGAATTTGCCCGCTCTCTTGAACGCTTCAAACATTCTCTTTTTCTGCTTGTAAGACACCTGGATCGCTTCAGAATCAGTGTAGTCGCTCAGAATAAAGCCGCCCTCCGGCGTCGCCCAGTGCTGGAGCAGCAGGGAAGCTTCATTGTTTATTTCCTCTTTGCTGCCGCCGGGCAAAGTGGTCTGGATGTCGACCAGCGACTCGAAGCAGATTTTGCCGCGGAACTTTCGACCTATGTCTTCTATGCCGAGAGCGCGGGGCTGTTGCAGGTTGATGACGTCG from Candidatus Abyssobacteria bacterium SURF_5 includes these protein-coding regions:
- a CDS encoding VCBS repeat-containing protein, coding for MSTNATRTHLVPHAVFSAALAMMMMAAIPALAQSEQVQTDWSGGPGASGPLIQWESQFQNSLDISWRSIEGQLVLSAVEREDPIQDIIAGNAGMPSSVGAGDVNGDGRADILSTDAVYDVLRRKGAVYWWENLASGNWAGRLVSGDFWGAYYVDSADVDGDGDLDVIAAAYYGIADPAPPPPPERNGRFAWFENLQGDGSAWSQHVVGEMFWGANYIDAADIDGDGDVDLIGSAEIARGIYEKDGDVIWFENLDGEGDIWAEHAVIEEFDHALRAKAADIDSDGDIDIVAARSGDLSWWENVSGDGLLWAKQPIFVDEDGAGYFDTGDIDNDGDMDILGTSYNAQFLFWWENIDGAGDLWQTRIIAGLTNVWDLDVADLDGDGDLDALLCRNDILPLALTSLWAENPLGEGPVWSFHFLKNDLPGRTWVAPADADADGKLDAVLAFEDVYREEIEQLSWFNLTQFKSSGGLLSSVLDGGAEPAWSAFSWDATVAADTSLEVQVRASSDSANLGPFVSVPYSGCALANLIDPNARYLQYRLLLSSSNSSVSPVVREVKIGPGAPQLALSPPVPGLAGTTNTITATWPEAGDLIYFAYSLIPGSTILPGPCPGVELGLGDPQLLGSAAVSGEGDATLSASVPMAADGRTVYLQAIEASSCTVSNVVMHTFD